DNA sequence from the Pseudodesulfovibrio sp. S3 genome:
CATCGGTTCGGGCTTCACTTCTCAGCGAGCTTCAAGGACGACCTAGCTGACTATCCCTATGATCTGAATTTGCAGGCAAAAACAATGAGCGCAAGAATTCGACGGTACACCCTGATGCCGATGACCCCGAACCGACTTGGCAGCCCTTGGAGCGGCCCACACTCCACTAGGGACAGTGGAACCGATCTTGAAAAAACCTAGATCATAACTGTGGAACTACACGTTTGATGGGACCGAGAAGCTTGGCAACACGACTGGCGGACGGGCTGGGCACCTCGCTGGCTCCGCCTGCAGTCTCGAAAGTATAGAACAGATCGGGATCGATAGACCGCGCCACAGCGAGAAGCTGCTTCATGTCCTTGCGCTTGCAGACCACGAACTGGACGGTAACAGGGCCCAGTGACCCCTCACCCGCCACCGTGGTGATCATGAAACCGGCCTGGCGGACCGCACAGGCAATATCCTGCCCCTTCCAGGCAGAAATGATCCGAACAACGACATTGCCCAGTGCCAACTTCTTTTCGGCCATGATGCCGACGACGTTGCCGCAGGCAAAACCGACCGCATAGAAAACTCCGAGCAACGGCTCGTCGCCGACCTTGAGCAGGACAGCGGAAGTGCCGAAAACCCACAAAGTCATCTCCAGACAACCAAGATAAAATGCAGCCCGGGATTCCCCAAGCACGGTCACCATGGTTCGGACGGTGCCGATTGTCAGCACAGCCACTTCGGCGAGAAATATAAGTATCCCAAGAAAAAGGACATCTATCGTCATTGCAAACCCTCAAAGATTGATTTGGAGAGCGTGATCTATAGACGTTTATCCCTGTGGTCAAGCGATATTATCGTGACAAAAAAAGGGCGGCTCCGAAACGGAACCGCCCTCTCGACATCATGGTGATGAACTTACTTTTTCAGCCAGCTCATCATTTCACGCAAACGGCCGCCGACTTCCTCGATCTGGGACTCGGCACCGATGCGGCGCATGGTCTTGAGGCCAACCTGGCCGGCCTTGTTATCCAGGATGAAATCGCGAGCAAACTTGCCCTGCTGGATGTCCTTGAGCACACGGCGCATCTCTTCACGGGTCTCATCGGTAATGATACGGGGGCCAGTGACATAGTCGCCGTACTCGGCGGTGTCAGAGATGGAGTAACGCATCTTGGCCATGCCACCCTCGTACATGAGGTCAATGATGAGCTTGAGCTCATGCAGGCACTCGAAATACGCAACTTCGGGCTGATACCCGGCTTCAACCAGAGTGTCGAACCCGGCCTTGCACAGCGCGGTCAGACCGCCGCAAAGCACGGCCTGCTCGCCGAACAGGTCGGTCTCGGTCTCTTCCTTGAAGGTGGTCTCGATAACACCGGAACGGGTGCCGCCGATGCCCTTGGCATAGGCCAGGGCGATATCCATGGCCTTGCCGGAGGCGTCAGTTGCAACAGCGGCCAGACAGGGAACCGCTCCGCCCTCGGTGTAGGTACGGCGCACCAGGTGGCCGGGTCCCTTGGGGGCAATCATGACGCAGTCCACGCCCTTGGGCGGCACGATCTGCTGAAAATGAACGTTGAAACCGTGGCCGAAGGCAATGACGTTGCCAGGCTCCAGGTTCGGGAGAATCTCGCTGGCAAAGACATCTGCCTGATACTGGTCAGGCAGCAGGATCATGATCATGTCGGCCTTTTTGGAAGCATCGGCCACGGACATGGGCTCGAAGCCGTGTTCCTTGGCAAGGTCATAGTTGGGGCCGCCGGGGCGCTGGGCCACGATGACGTTGATGCCGGAATCACGCAGATTCTGCGCATGGGCGTGACCCTGGCTGCCGTAGCCGACGATGGCCACGGTTTTATCTTTCAACAAGTTCAGGTCCGCGTCTTTCTCGTAATACACTTTCATGGGAATATCTCCTCGATATTTTTTGCCCTGCTGGGCCGCAATCGCTCGATTTATATAAACATGTGCAAAACCCGGGCGAGAGGCTGCCGCCCCTGGCCCGGAAAATCACCTGGTTGCGAATTATAGGTCGATCTGCATGGAACGCTGCATGGCAACGTTCCCGGTGCGGGCGATCTCTTTGATACCGAAACGGGTGAGCAAGTTGACGAGTGCGCCGATCTTGCCTTGGTCACCCGTAACCTCAATGGTCACTTCGTCGACGCTGACGTCTACAACCTTGCACCTGAAGATGTCAACAATACGCAAAATTTCCGCGCGTTTTGAATCCTCTGCATTGACCTTGAGCAAGACCATTTCGCGATCAACGGACTTCAGTTCAGTGAGATCCTTGACTTTTATGGTGGGAACAAGTTTTCGAAGCTGCTTGACGATCTGTTCAACGATGGCATCGTCGCCCTCGGCCACTATGGTCATGAGAGAGACGTCCTTTTCCAGCGTGGGAGCCACGTTCAGGGAATAGATATTAAAGCCGCGGCCGGAGAACAGCCCGGCCACACGGGACAGAACACCCGGTTCATTTTCGACCATCACGGAAAGTGTATGTTTGCTCATCATGATCTCCTAGACCAGCAGCATCTCGGTCAGCGACGCTCCGGCCGGGACCATGGGATAGACGTTCTCTTCCTTTTCCACGCGGATGTCCACGATGACCGGCTTGTCCACCTCAAAGGCCTGGCGCAGGGTCGATTCCACGTCCTTCTTCTCGGTCACCCGAAATCCGACAGCCCCGTAGGCCTCGGCCAACTTGACGAAATCGGGCTGGGCGTCCATGCAGGTGGCGCAGTAATTCTTCTCGTAGAAGAGCTCCTGCCACTGGCGGACCATCCCGAGGTAGCCGTTGTTGAGGATGACGATCTTCACGGGCAATTTGTTACAGACCGCGGTCATCATTTCCTGGATGCACATCTGGATGGAACCGTCACCGGCAATGTCGATGACCAGTTTGTCGGGGAAAGCGCGCTGTGCGCCCAGGGCCGCCGGAAATCCGTAACCCATGGTGCCCAGACCGCCAGAGGTCAGCAGCGTGTTTGGCCGGGTATACTTGTAGAACTGGGCCGCCCACATCTGGTTCTGGCCGACTTCCGTGGCGATAATCGCATCACCCTTGGTGATTTCATAAATTTTTTCGACAACGTACTGCGGCTTGATGCTCGAGCCGTCATCATTGTAGGTGAGCGGATGCTCCTTGGCCCATGCCTGTACCGTGTCCACCCACTCCTTGTGATTGCCAGCCCAATCAAAATCACCGAATGTCGCCTCGGTCTCCTTTTTGAGCGCGGCCAAAGCGGGCTTGCAATCCGCAACCAACGGCACATGGACCGACACGTTCTTCTGGATGGAAGTCGGATCCACATCAATATGCACGATAGTCGCGTTAGGTGCGAAGGTATCCACCTTGCCCGTCACACGATCATCGAACCGCGCACCAACAGCCAGGAGCAAATCGCAGTTGTTCACCGCCATGTTGGCGGCATAGGTGCCGTGCATGCCGAGCATCCCCAGGAACAGGTCGTCGTCCCCGGGAAAAGCGCCCAAGCCCATGAGGGTAGAGGTTACCGGAATGTTTAGCTTTTGTCCCAACCAGGTAAGCTCATCGTGGCTCCCTGAGGTAATGACGCCGCCGCCGGAATAAAAAAGCGGTTTCTTGGCGTTTTTCAACAGCTTGACCACCTTGCGAACCTGCCCGATGTGCGGTTTTTTGGTCGGTTTGTAGCTGCGCATGGACACTTCTTCAGGATAATTGAACTCGGCCACCTGCTGTTGGACATCCTTGGGCAGATCCACCAGGACCGGACCGGGACGCCCCGAACGAGCGAGATAAAAAGCCTGCTTGATGGTGGTGGCCAGATCCTCGATATCCTGCACCAGGTAATTGTGCTTGGTGCACGGCCTGGTGATACCGACGATGTCCACCTCTTGAAAGGCGTCGTTGCCGATCAGGGCCCGGGG
Encoded proteins:
- a CDS encoding DUF5698 domain-containing protein — its product is MTIDVLFLGILIFLAEVAVLTIGTVRTMVTVLGESRAAFYLGCLEMTLWVFGTSAVLLKVGDEPLLGVFYAVGFACGNVVGIMAEKKLALGNVVVRIISAWKGQDIACAVRQAGFMITTVAGEGSLGPVTVQFVVCKRKDMKQLLAVARSIDPDLFYTFETAGGASEVPSPSASRVAKLLGPIKRVVPQL
- the ilvC gene encoding ketol-acid reductoisomerase gives rise to the protein MKVYYEKDADLNLLKDKTVAIVGYGSQGHAHAQNLRDSGINVIVAQRPGGPNYDLAKEHGFEPMSVADASKKADMIMILLPDQYQADVFASEILPNLEPGNVIAFGHGFNVHFQQIVPPKGVDCVMIAPKGPGHLVRRTYTEGGAVPCLAAVATDASGKAMDIALAYAKGIGGTRSGVIETTFKEETETDLFGEQAVLCGGLTALCKAGFDTLVEAGYQPEVAYFECLHELKLIIDLMYEGGMAKMRYSISDTAEYGDYVTGPRIITDETREEMRRVLKDIQQGKFARDFILDNKAGQVGLKTMRRIGAESQIEEVGGRLREMMSWLKK
- the ilvN gene encoding acetolactate synthase small subunit translates to MSKHTLSVMVENEPGVLSRVAGLFSGRGFNIYSLNVAPTLEKDVSLMTIVAEGDDAIVEQIVKQLRKLVPTIKVKDLTELKSVDREMVLLKVNAEDSKRAEILRIVDIFRCKVVDVSVDEVTIEVTGDQGKIGALVNLLTRFGIKEIARTGNVAMQRSMQIDL
- the ilvB gene encoding biosynthetic-type acetolactate synthase large subunit, producing MKLTGAQILLKSLEMEGVDVMFGFPGGAVIDIYDEIPKSSVEHILVRHEQGAIHAADGYARATGQVGVCLVTSGPGATNTVTGIATAYADSIPVVIFTGQVPRALIGNDAFQEVDIVGITRPCTKHNYLVQDIEDLATTIKQAFYLARSGRPGPVLVDLPKDVQQQVAEFNYPEEVSMRSYKPTKKPHIGQVRKVVKLLKNAKKPLFYSGGGVITSGSHDELTWLGQKLNIPVTSTLMGLGAFPGDDDLFLGMLGMHGTYAANMAVNNCDLLLAVGARFDDRVTGKVDTFAPNATIVHIDVDPTSIQKNVSVHVPLVADCKPALAALKKETEATFGDFDWAGNHKEWVDTVQAWAKEHPLTYNDDGSSIKPQYVVEKIYEITKGDAIIATEVGQNQMWAAQFYKYTRPNTLLTSGGLGTMGYGFPAALGAQRAFPDKLVIDIAGDGSIQMCIQEMMTAVCNKLPVKIVILNNGYLGMVRQWQELFYEKNYCATCMDAQPDFVKLAEAYGAVGFRVTEKKDVESTLRQAFEVDKPVIVDIRVEKEENVYPMVPAGASLTEMLLV